The following proteins come from a genomic window of Phnomibacter ginsenosidimutans:
- a CDS encoding nitrous oxide reductase family maturation protein NosD, which translates to MKKIGCIVLSVLLTCPLLAATIRVGKQHAINSIKAAIKQSRAGDTILVAAGLYKEGNIVVNKRLVLLGENFPELDGQHKYEVLTITADSTIVKGFRVQHSGHASLDDPGGIKILEANYVVIEGNVLYDNFFGVYVQYSKHCIVKNNTLVAFGKEEQQIGNGIHCWKSDSLQIIHNNITGHRDGIYFEFVTGSVIWRNISTGNIRYGLHFMFSNNDSYFTNTFKNNGAGVAVMYSKQVTMMNNNFEQNWGDAAYGLLLKEISDSYISGNQFRQNTSGIWMEGTSRIKMERNAFVQNGWAMQVQASCMDNLITDNNFIANTFDMGTNGDVVLNTVASNYWDKCEGYDIDRNGFADVPFRPLSMFSVVVEKNPSAMLLFRSFLVSLLDRSEKIFPSLTPEQFIDKSPRMKPLPL; encoded by the coding sequence ATGAAAAAAATTGGCTGCATAGTATTGAGTGTTTTGCTGACATGCCCGTTGCTGGCTGCCACCATCAGGGTGGGGAAGCAGCATGCCATCAACAGCATCAAAGCGGCTATTAAACAAAGCCGTGCAGGTGATACCATTTTGGTAGCTGCAGGTTTGTACAAAGAGGGCAATATTGTAGTCAACAAACGCCTGGTGTTACTGGGCGAAAATTTTCCTGAATTAGATGGTCAGCATAAATACGAGGTGTTGACGATTACGGCTGATAGCACTATTGTAAAGGGTTTTCGGGTACAGCACTCTGGTCATGCCTCGCTTGATGATCCGGGCGGTATCAAAATTCTGGAAGCCAATTATGTGGTGATTGAAGGGAATGTACTGTACGATAATTTCTTTGGTGTGTATGTGCAGTATAGCAAGCATTGCATTGTAAAAAACAATACGCTTGTGGCCTTTGGTAAGGAAGAACAACAAATCGGCAACGGCATTCATTGCTGGAAAAGTGATAGTCTGCAAATCATTCACAACAATATTACCGGTCACCGCGATGGTATCTACTTTGAGTTTGTGACAGGTTCTGTTATCTGGCGCAATATCTCTACAGGAAACATTCGCTATGGTTTGCATTTTATGTTTTCCAACAACGACAGTTATTTCACCAACACATTTAAAAACAATGGTGCCGGCGTAGCGGTCATGTACAGCAAGCAGGTAACCATGATGAACAACAACTTTGAGCAAAACTGGGGCGATGCGGCGTATGGATTGCTACTCAAAGAAATCTCCGATAGTTATATTTCGGGCAATCAGTTTCGGCAAAATACTTCCGGTATTTGGATGGAAGGTACCAGCCGGATAAAGATGGAACGAAATGCCTTTGTGCAAAACGGTTGGGCCATGCAAGTGCAAGCCAGTTGTATGGACAACCTCATTACAGATAATAATTTTATTGCCAACACATTCGATATGGGCACCAATGGCGATGTGGTGCTCAACACAGTTGCCAGCAACTATTGGGATAAATGTGAAGGTTACGACATAGATAGAAATGGATTTGCCGATGTGCCTTTCCGGCCATTGAGCATGTTTAGTGTAGTGGTCGAAAAAAATCCTTCGGCCATGCTGTTGTTTCGCAGTTTTCTGGTAAGCCTGCTCGATCGTTCAGAAAAGATTTTTCCCAGCCTTACCCCCGAACAGTTTATAGATAAAAGTCCGAGAATGAAACCGCTGCCATTATGA
- a CDS encoding nitrous oxide reductase accessory protein NosL translates to MKKTGISPLSRVLSALAGIALVISLFVPMWRIELDAPQYPEGLALQIFPHKLGGDVAIINGLNHYIGMQTLHAENFVEFTVLPYIIAAFAIAALLAAAMGKRKLLQMVFFAFVIFGVVAMIDFWRWEYDYGHNLDPNAAIIVPGMAYQPPLIGFKQLLNFGAFSIPDTGGWLFITAGALLLVAVLKEAGVFNRFFNKKIAGATVLLLLLQSCSSNEPEAIAYNRDNCSHCKMTITDSRFAAEVKTTKGRVYKFDDITCMTAYLREHNDVTFSGLWVSNFDGPQQLIDAKTAYYIQDESFNSPMRGNTAAFTSKEAAGAIATKLQAAVTIWDSVSKSE, encoded by the coding sequence ATGAAAAAGACTGGTATTAGTCCGTTGTCGAGAGTATTAAGTGCTTTGGCAGGAATAGCGTTGGTCATTTCTTTGTTTGTGCCCATGTGGCGCATCGAACTCGATGCACCACAATACCCCGAAGGCTTGGCATTGCAAATTTTTCCGCATAAACTGGGTGGCGATGTAGCCATTATCAATGGCCTTAACCATTACATAGGCATGCAAACCTTGCATGCTGAAAATTTTGTAGAGTTTACCGTATTGCCTTACATCATTGCTGCCTTTGCAATAGCTGCATTGTTAGCAGCAGCTATGGGCAAACGCAAGTTGTTACAAATGGTATTTTTTGCCTTTGTAATTTTTGGTGTAGTGGCCATGATAGATTTTTGGCGCTGGGAATACGACTATGGTCACAACCTCGATCCGAATGCAGCCATCATAGTGCCGGGCATGGCATATCAGCCACCGTTGATTGGCTTTAAGCAGCTGCTCAACTTCGGTGCTTTTTCTATTCCTGATACCGGTGGTTGGTTGTTTATTACAGCCGGTGCATTGCTCTTGGTAGCTGTGCTAAAAGAAGCGGGAGTATTCAATCGTTTTTTCAATAAAAAAATAGCAGGTGCAACCGTGTTGTTGCTGTTGTTGCAAAGCTGCAGCAGCAACGAGCCCGAAGCCATTGCCTACAACCGCGACAATTGCAGCCATTGCAAAATGACGATTACTGATTCTCGCTTTGCAGCAGAAGTAAAAACTACTAAGGGCAGGGTATATAAGTTTGATGACATTACCTGTATGACTGCGTATTTGCGGGAGCATAACGATGTTACTTTTTCAGGCTTGTGGGTGAGCAATTTTGATGGCCCACAGCAACTCATTGATGCTAAAACGGCCTACTACATTCAGGATGAATCTTTCAACAGTCCTATGCGGGGCAATACAGCGGCCTTTACCAGTAAAGAAGCGGCAGGAGCCATCGCCACAAAATTGCAGGCGGCCGTTACCATTTGGGATAGTGTGAGTAAAAGTGAGTAA
- the rpoB gene encoding DNA-directed RNA polymerase subunit beta, whose amino-acid sequence MSSTQLTNRINFGKAKNLAESPDLLAIQIQSFKEFFQLETTPDKRNNEGLFRVFKENFPISDTRNIFVLEFLDYFIDPPRYSLDECMERGLTYAVPLKAKLRLSCNDEEHIDFQTIVQDVFLGNIPYMTPRGTFVINGAERVVVSQLHRSPGVFFGQSLHPNGTKIYSARVIPFKGAWMEFATDINNVMYAYIDRKKKFPVTTLLRSIGFETDKSILELFGMADEINIDKKSIKTLVGRKLAARVLRSWVEDFVDEDTGEVVSLERNEVLMERDSVLDEKSLEEILEMGIKSLFVQKEDVGGDFAIIYNTLNKDTSNSELEAVQHIYRQLRGSDAPDNETARGIIDKLFFSDKRYDLGEVGRYKINRKLGLNYPITKKVLTKEDIISIVKYLVKLTNGKAEIDDIDHLSNRRVRTVGEQLYAQFGVGLARMARTIRERMNVRDNEVFTPVDLIDARTLSSVINSFFGTSQLSQFLDQTNPLSEITHKRRISALGPGGLSRERAGFEVRDVHYSHYGRLCTIETPEGPNIGLISTLCVHAKINDMGFIETPYHPVQEGKVDVKKLKFLSAEEEDTAKIAQANSELKDDGNFAEDRIISRQTGDFPILEKNEVEYMDVAPNQIVGLSASLIPFLEHDDANRALMGSNMQRQAVPLLKPEAPIVGTGFEGKAARDSRVQITAEGDGVVEFVDATEIHVRYSRNDEQRHISFDDDLKVYKLTKFIKTNQGTSINHRPAVKKGQTVKAGDFLTEGYGVRDGELALGRNLKVAFMPWKGYNFEDAIVISERIVSEDLFTSVHIDEYELEVRDTKLGEEELTPDIPNVSEEATKDLDENGIIRIGAMVKEGDILIGKITPKGESDPTPEEKLLRAIFGDKAGDAKDASLKAPSGTEGVVINKKLFQRTKKDKNSKVREKAALEKVEKIHEKNEQDIKDLLLEKLQVLLGNKTSAGVSNNFGEVLIGKGVKFNQKNISQIDFQNVNPLGWTGDEHVDELINQLLHNYTIKYNEELGRYKREKFNISIGDELPAGVLKLAKVYLGVKRKLKVGDKMAGRHGNKGIVAKIVRHEDMPFLEDGTPVDIVLNPLGVPSRMNLGQIYETVLGWAGKQLGLRFATPIFDGASTDEIADYITKAGLPTFGHTYLYDGETGDRFDQKATVGVIYMIKLHHMVDDKMHARSIGPYSLITQQPLGGKAQFGGQRFGEMEVWALEAYGAANILQELLTIKSDDIIGRAKTYEAIVKGDNIPRPGVPESFNVLIHELRGLGLDMKFD is encoded by the coding sequence ATGTCTTCAACACAACTGACCAACAGGATCAACTTCGGCAAAGCCAAAAACCTCGCCGAGTCTCCTGACCTTCTGGCAATTCAGATTCAATCGTTTAAAGAGTTTTTCCAGCTGGAAACCACGCCCGACAAAAGGAACAATGAAGGCCTTTTCCGGGTGTTCAAGGAAAACTTCCCAATCAGCGATACCCGCAACATCTTCGTGCTGGAATTCCTCGACTACTTTATCGATCCGCCCCGCTACTCTCTCGATGAGTGTATGGAGCGTGGCCTTACGTACGCTGTGCCCCTGAAGGCTAAGCTGCGTTTGAGCTGTAACGATGAAGAGCATATCGATTTCCAGACCATCGTTCAGGATGTGTTTTTGGGCAACATTCCGTACATGACTCCCCGTGGTACTTTCGTGATCAACGGTGCGGAGCGTGTAGTGGTAAGCCAGTTGCACCGTAGTCCCGGTGTATTCTTTGGCCAGAGCCTGCACCCCAACGGTACCAAAATCTACAGTGCCCGTGTAATTCCTTTCAAGGGTGCCTGGATGGAATTTGCGACCGACATCAACAACGTGATGTATGCGTACATCGACCGTAAGAAAAAGTTCCCCGTAACCACCCTGTTGCGTTCTATCGGTTTCGAAACCGACAAATCCATTCTGGAGTTGTTTGGCATGGCCGATGAAATCAACATCGATAAAAAATCTATCAAAACCCTCGTGGGTCGTAAGCTGGCTGCCCGTGTACTCCGCAGCTGGGTAGAAGACTTTGTGGATGAGGATACCGGTGAAGTAGTGAGCCTGGAGCGTAACGAAGTGTTGATGGAACGCGACAGTGTACTTGACGAAAAATCACTGGAAGAAATTCTGGAAATGGGCATCAAGAGCCTGTTTGTACAGAAAGAAGACGTGGGTGGTGATTTTGCTATCATTTACAATACGCTGAATAAGGATACTTCGAACAGTGAACTGGAAGCCGTACAGCACATCTACCGCCAGTTGCGTGGTAGCGATGCGCCGGACAACGAAACTGCCCGTGGTATCATCGACAAGTTGTTCTTCAGCGATAAGCGTTATGATCTCGGCGAAGTAGGTCGTTACAAAATCAACCGCAAGCTGGGCCTCAACTATCCTATTACCAAAAAGGTACTGACCAAAGAAGACATCATTTCCATCGTAAAATACCTGGTGAAACTCACCAACGGTAAGGCTGAAATTGATGACATCGACCACCTGAGCAACCGTCGTGTACGTACCGTAGGCGAGCAGTTGTATGCACAGTTTGGTGTAGGTCTGGCCCGTATGGCCCGTACCATTCGTGAACGTATGAACGTTCGTGATAACGAAGTATTTACCCCTGTTGACCTGATCGACGCCCGTACGTTGAGCTCAGTGATCAACTCATTCTTTGGTACCTCTCAGCTGTCGCAGTTCCTCGACCAAACCAACCCACTGTCAGAAATTACGCACAAGCGTCGTATTTCTGCCCTCGGACCAGGTGGTTTGAGCCGCGAACGTGCCGGCTTCGAAGTTCGTGACGTACACTACAGCCACTACGGTCGTTTGTGTACCATCGAAACGCCGGAAGGTCCAAACATTGGTCTGATTTCTACGCTTTGCGTACACGCCAAGATCAATGACATGGGCTTTATCGAAACGCCTTACCACCCAGTACAAGAGGGTAAGGTAGACGTGAAAAAACTCAAGTTCCTGAGTGCGGAAGAAGAAGATACCGCGAAAATTGCCCAGGCCAATTCTGAACTGAAGGACGATGGCAACTTTGCAGAAGATCGCATCATCAGCCGCCAAACAGGTGACTTCCCCATTCTGGAAAAGAATGAGGTAGAATACATGGACGTTGCCCCCAACCAGATTGTAGGTTTGTCTGCATCACTCATTCCTTTCTTGGAGCATGATGACGCCAACCGTGCCCTGATGGGATCAAACATGCAACGCCAGGCCGTACCATTGCTGAAGCCCGAGGCTCCAATTGTAGGTACTGGCTTCGAAGGCAAAGCTGCCCGTGACAGCCGTGTGCAAATCACTGCAGAAGGTGATGGCGTGGTAGAATTTGTAGACGCTACTGAAATCCATGTACGTTACAGCCGCAACGACGAGCAGCGTCACATCAGTTTTGATGATGACCTGAAAGTATACAAGCTCACCAAGTTCATCAAAACCAACCAGGGTACCAGCATCAACCACCGTCCGGCTGTGAAAAAAGGCCAGACAGTAAAAGCCGGCGACTTCCTGACAGAAGGTTATGGTGTACGGGATGGCGAACTGGCCCTCGGTCGCAACCTGAAAGTGGCCTTCATGCCTTGGAAGGGTTACAACTTCGAAGATGCCATCGTAATCAGCGAACGCATTGTGAGCGAAGACTTGTTTACTTCTGTACACATCGACGAATACGAATTGGAAGTTCGCGACACCAAGCTGGGTGAAGAAGAACTGACACCAGATATTCCTAACGTAAGCGAAGAAGCCACCAAAGACCTCGACGAAAACGGTATCATCCGTATTGGTGCGATGGTAAAAGAAGGCGATATCCTGATTGGTAAAATCACTCCTAAAGGTGAAAGCGATCCTACTCCGGAAGAGAAACTCCTCCGTGCCATCTTCGGCGACAAAGCCGGCGATGCCAAAGATGCTTCACTGAAAGCACCAAGCGGTACTGAAGGTGTGGTGATCAACAAGAAGCTCTTCCAGCGTACCAAAAAAGACAAGAACAGCAAGGTGCGTGAAAAAGCCGCACTGGAAAAAGTAGAGAAGATTCACGAGAAGAATGAGCAGGATATCAAAGACCTGTTGCTCGAAAAACTGCAGGTGTTGCTCGGCAACAAAACCAGCGCAGGTGTAAGCAACAACTTTGGTGAAGTGCTGATTGGCAAGGGCGTGAAGTTCAACCAAAAGAACATCAGCCAAATCGACTTCCAAAACGTGAACCCATTGGGCTGGACAGGTGATGAGCATGTAGATGAACTCATCAACCAGTTGCTGCACAACTATACCATCAAGTACAACGAAGAACTGGGCCGTTACAAGCGGGAGAAATTCAACATCAGCATTGGTGACGAATTGCCTGCAGGTGTGCTGAAACTGGCTAAGGTTTACCTCGGTGTAAAACGTAAGTTGAAAGTAGGTGATAAAATGGCGGGCCGCCACGGTAACAAGGGTATCGTAGCCAAAATCGTTCGCCACGAAGACATGCCATTCCTCGAAGATGGTACGCCTGTAGACATCGTACTGAACCCGCTGGGTGTACCTAGCCGTATGAACCTCGGTCAGATTTATGAAACTGTACTGGGTTGGGCTGGTAAGCAATTGGGCCTCCGTTTTGCCACGCCAATTTTCGATGGTGCTTCTACCGACGAAATTGCCGACTACATCACTAAGGCTGGTTTGCCCACTTTCGGACACACTTACCTGTACGATGGTGAAACCGGCGACCGCTTTGACCAGAAAGCTACCGTGGGTGTGATCTACATGATTAAACTGCACCACATGGTGGATGATAAGATGCACGCCCGTTCTATCGGACCGTACAGCTTGATTACACAGCAGCCGCTGGGTGGTAAAGCACAGTTTGGTGGTCAGCGTTTTGGTGAAATGGAAGTGTGGGCACTGGAAGCATACGGTGCTGCCAACATCCTGCAGGAATTGCTCACCATTAAGTCGGATGACATTATTGGCCGTGCCAAAACATATGAAGCGATTGTAAAAGGCGACAACATCCCTCGTCCGGGTGTGCCAGAAAGCTTCAACGTGTTGATCCACGAATTGCGTGGTCTCGGTCTCGACATGAAGTTCGATTAA
- a CDS encoding ABC transporter ATP-binding protein, with protein sequence MIRVEAVSKKFGKLQVLQQVDLTCNSGECIALIGPNGCGKTTLIKSILNMVIPDSGRILVNEKDISGDYLYRSNIGYMPQIGRYPENMNVGQVIETIQTLRGADKAVDTDLYDAYQMSQLLSKRMNTLSGGTRQKVSAVLAFMFNPGILILDEPTAGLDPLAAEILKEKIMAEMQRKKLVMITSHLLSELEDIVSEVVFMQDGSVAFHKSNAALKADTGKDSIAKAISHILREQAS encoded by the coding sequence ATGATACGTGTAGAAGCTGTAAGCAAAAAATTTGGAAAACTGCAGGTGTTGCAACAGGTCGATTTGACTTGTAACAGCGGCGAGTGTATTGCACTTATTGGGCCCAATGGATGTGGTAAAACCACTCTCATCAAATCCATACTCAACATGGTAATTCCGGATAGTGGCCGCATATTGGTGAATGAGAAAGACATCTCCGGCGATTATTTGTACCGCTCCAATATTGGATATATGCCACAGATTGGCCGCTACCCCGAAAACATGAATGTGGGTCAGGTAATTGAAACCATTCAAACCCTGCGGGGGGCAGATAAAGCGGTGGATACAGACTTGTATGACGCCTATCAAATGAGCCAACTATTGAGCAAACGCATGAATACGCTGAGTGGTGGTACACGCCAAAAAGTAAGTGCAGTATTGGCATTCATGTTCAATCCGGGTATTCTCATTTTAGATGAGCCAACAGCTGGGCTTGATCCATTGGCTGCAGAAATTTTGAAAGAAAAAATCATGGCCGAAATGCAACGCAAAAAGCTGGTGATGATTACGTCGCATTTGCTGAGTGAGTTGGAAGACATTGTATCAGAAGTGGTATTTATGCAAGATGGATCGGTGGCATTTCACAAGTCGAATGCAGCACTGAAAGCGGATACGGGGAAAGACAGTATTGCCAAAGCGATTTCTCACATTTTACGGGAGCAGGCATCATGA
- a CDS encoding fasciclin domain-containing protein: protein MKRKFVIPALLFAVAVYACSTPAADNSAASTEATSTAAPATGQSGVQDDVSNPNVVQVAVSSKDHSTLVTAVKAAGLVDALSNAGPFTVFAPTNAAFDKLPKGTVEDLLKPEKKGDLENILGYHTYVGVLNGALLQDGLEYDMVFGGKVKITKQGDKAFVNGKEIVATITASNGVIHVINDVLLPPAK, encoded by the coding sequence ATGAAACGAAAATTTGTAATACCTGCCCTGCTGTTTGCGGTAGCAGTGTACGCCTGTTCTACACCCGCAGCTGACAATAGCGCTGCCAGTACCGAAGCTACTTCTACAGCTGCACCTGCAACTGGTCAGTCGGGTGTGCAGGATGATGTATCTAACCCCAACGTAGTACAAGTAGCAGTGAGCAGCAAAGACCACAGCACCTTGGTGACTGCCGTAAAAGCAGCAGGCCTTGTAGATGCGCTGAGCAATGCCGGACCATTTACTGTTTTTGCGCCTACCAATGCGGCTTTCGATAAACTACCCAAAGGCACAGTGGAAGATTTGCTGAAGCCTGAAAAGAAAGGCGACCTTGAAAACATTTTAGGGTATCATACATACGTAGGCGTACTCAATGGCGCATTGCTGCAGGACGGATTGGAATACGACATGGTATTTGGTGGCAAAGTAAAAATTACCAAGCAGGGCGATAAGGCATTTGTAAATGGCAAAGAGATTGTAGCCACCATTACAGCCAGCAACGGCGTGATTCACGTAATTAATGATGTGCTGCTGCCGCCAGCAAAATAA
- a CDS encoding DUF2256 domain-containing protein: MPQKTCLTCGRPFTWRKKWEKVWDEVKYCSDACRKKKKTSSSPS, encoded by the coding sequence TTGCCCCAGAAAACCTGTCTTACCTGTGGCCGGCCATTTACCTGGCGTAAAAAATGGGAAAAAGTATGGGATGAAGTAAAGTATTGCAGCGATGCCTGCCGGAAAAAGAAAAAAACGTCCTCTTCCCCATCCTAA
- the nosZ gene encoding Sec-dependent nitrous-oxide reductase — protein sequence METTTKYFKLPLLATAMLALGFQACKPKNAGSAVGGDAAAKAYVAPGKHDEFYNFVSGGFSGQMSVYGLPSGRLMRVIPVFSVDPEKGWGYSEETKPMLNTSHGFVPWDDLHHVEMSQTNGEIDGKWVFGNANNTPRLARIDLKTFKTAEIIELPNSGGNHSSPFGTENSEYIVAGTRFSVPPDDVNGDVPINSYKQNFKGHISFVSVNKENGEMDIAFQLKTPGVNFDLARAGKAKSHGWFFFSCYNTEQANTLLEVNASQRDKDFILAVNWKKAEEYLKAGKGKKVKVKYAHNKWNEATHTATSEIKTEVTVLDVAELKDICYFIPCPKSPHGCDVDPTGEYIVGSGKLAALIPVFSFDKLQKAIADKAYDGEYEGIPVVKYEAALHGEVQKPGLGPLHTEFDGKGNAYTSFFVSSEVVKWNIKDLKVVDRVPTYYSVGHLCIPGGNTRKPSPKYLIAYNKITKDRYLPTGPELAQSAQLYDISGEKMQMILDFPTIGEPHYAQAAPADVIKNNGQLKIYKIADNKHPYAAKGEAEAKVVREGNKVHVYMTSIRSHFAPDNIEGVRLGDEVYFHVTNLEQDWDVPHGFAVKGAANAELLIMPGETTTLKWVPDRVGMFPMYCTDFCSALHQEMQGYIRVSPAGSNVPLTYSVGTNKPAETKK from the coding sequence ATGGAAACAACAACCAAGTATTTCAAACTCCCGTTGCTGGCAACAGCAATGCTGGCGCTGGGTTTTCAGGCATGTAAACCCAAAAATGCAGGCAGTGCCGTAGGTGGCGATGCCGCTGCAAAAGCTTATGTAGCGCCGGGTAAGCACGATGAGTTTTACAATTTCGTTTCGGGTGGCTTTAGCGGCCAAATGAGTGTGTACGGTTTGCCCAGCGGCAGGCTTATGCGGGTGATTCCTGTATTTTCAGTTGACCCCGAAAAGGGTTGGGGCTACAGCGAAGAAACCAAGCCCATGCTCAACACTTCTCACGGATTTGTGCCTTGGGATGATTTGCACCACGTAGAAATGAGCCAAACCAATGGTGAAATTGATGGCAAGTGGGTGTTTGGTAATGCCAACAACACGCCACGACTGGCCCGTATTGATTTGAAAACTTTTAAGACCGCTGAGATTATTGAACTGCCCAACAGCGGCGGCAACCACAGCTCACCTTTTGGTACCGAAAACTCTGAATACATTGTGGCTGGTACCCGCTTTAGCGTACCACCTGATGATGTAAATGGTGATGTGCCCATCAATAGTTACAAGCAAAACTTTAAAGGCCACATCAGCTTTGTAAGTGTAAACAAAGAGAATGGCGAAATGGACATCGCTTTTCAGCTGAAAACACCCGGTGTAAACTTTGACCTGGCCCGTGCCGGTAAAGCCAAATCTCACGGTTGGTTTTTCTTCAGCTGCTACAACACAGAGCAAGCCAACACTTTGCTGGAAGTAAATGCTTCGCAGCGGGATAAAGATTTCATTTTGGCCGTAAACTGGAAGAAAGCCGAAGAGTACCTGAAAGCTGGTAAAGGCAAAAAAGTAAAAGTGAAGTATGCCCACAACAAATGGAACGAAGCCACACATACAGCTACTTCAGAAATTAAAACTGAAGTAACAGTATTGGACGTAGCCGAGTTGAAAGACATCTGCTATTTCATTCCCTGTCCTAAGTCGCCACACGGTTGCGATGTAGACCCCACAGGCGAATACATTGTAGGTAGCGGTAAACTGGCAGCGTTGATTCCTGTATTCAGTTTCGATAAGTTGCAAAAAGCCATTGCCGACAAAGCCTATGATGGCGAATACGAAGGCATTCCTGTTGTGAAGTATGAAGCAGCATTGCATGGCGAAGTGCAGAAGCCGGGCCTCGGACCTTTGCATACCGAATTTGATGGCAAAGGCAACGCTTACACTTCTTTCTTCGTTTCTTCTGAAGTAGTGAAGTGGAACATCAAGGACCTGAAAGTGGTAGACCGTGTGCCTACTTACTATTCTGTTGGTCACTTGTGCATCCCCGGTGGCAACACCCGCAAGCCTTCTCCCAAATACCTGATTGCGTATAATAAAATCACCAAAGACCGCTATTTGCCTACAGGTCCTGAGCTGGCCCAAAGTGCACAGTTGTACGATATCAGTGGTGAAAAAATGCAAATGATTCTAGACTTCCCCACCATAGGTGAACCGCACTATGCACAAGCTGCACCAGCAGATGTGATTAAAAACAACGGGCAGTTGAAAATTTACAAAATAGCAGATAACAAACACCCGTACGCAGCAAAAGGCGAAGCAGAAGCCAAAGTAGTACGGGAAGGCAATAAAGTACATGTGTACATGACTTCTATCCGGTCACATTTTGCACCAGATAATATTGAAGGTGTACGATTGGGTGATGAAGTGTATTTCCACGTAACCAACCTGGAGCAAGACTGGGATGTGCCACACGGCTTTGCTGTAAAAGGCGCCGCCAATGCAGAATTGCTGATTATGCCGGGCGAAACAACTACACTGAAATGGGTGCCAGACAGAGTAGGGATGTTCCCCATGTACTGTACCGATTTCTGTAGTGCATTGCACCAGGAAATGCAAGGCTACATAAGGGTTTCACCAGCAGGAAGCAATGTGCCGCTTACGTATAGCGTAGGCACCAACAAGCCTGCCGAAACGAAGAAGTAA
- a CDS encoding group III truncated hemoglobin — MPQPSHNRSDITNRQDIERLVNQFYDAVKADATIGYFFTEAVAVNWEKHLPVMYAFWENVLFHTGGYSGNPMERHKQLNQQSAIEPAHFQQWLHLFASTVDRLFAGENAETIKQRAASIATVMQLKILHHQ, encoded by the coding sequence ATGCCACAACCTAGCCACAACCGATCAGACATTACCAACCGACAAGACATTGAGCGGCTGGTCAATCAGTTTTACGATGCCGTAAAAGCAGATGCCACTATCGGTTATTTTTTTACGGAAGCGGTGGCGGTCAACTGGGAAAAGCATTTGCCTGTCATGTATGCCTTTTGGGAAAATGTACTTTTTCATACGGGCGGCTATTCGGGCAATCCCATGGAACGGCACAAGCAATTGAACCAACAATCGGCTATTGAGCCAGCGCATTTTCAGCAATGGCTGCATTTGTTTGCATCGACAGTTGATCGCTTATTCGCAGGAGAAAATGCAGAAACAATCAAACAGCGGGCTGCCAGTATTGCCACAGTGATGCAGTTGAAAATTTTGCATCATCAATAA
- a CDS encoding ABC transporter permease subunit: MKKIIRFVLTDILRNRIVIAYAVLMAVLSWTVFNMEDTGSKGVLTLLNIVLLVVPLVSVLFSTIYIYNSAEFIELLLSQPVKRPQIWLSLFGGLSISFIIAFALAVGLPLFLYADFHQAVILFATGCLLSAIFVALAFLAAIMSRDKAKGVGVSILLWLYFALLFDGLVLFLMFQFADYPIEKPMVLLSATSPLDLARILNLMQIDASAMMGYTGAIFKNYFGSGWGVLLSFGLLLAWALVPFWISLRIFKRKDL, from the coding sequence ATGAAGAAGATTATACGATTTGTATTGACAGATATTTTACGCAACCGCATTGTGATTGCATACGCTGTGCTCATGGCCGTGTTGTCGTGGACGGTTTTTAATATGGAAGACACCGGCAGTAAAGGTGTACTCACCTTGCTCAATATTGTGTTGCTGGTAGTGCCATTGGTGTCTGTGTTGTTTTCTACCATTTACATTTACAACAGTGCTGAGTTTATTGAGTTGTTGCTGAGCCAGCCTGTTAAGCGGCCGCAAATTTGGTTGAGTTTGTTTGGCGGGTTATCCATCAGTTTCATCATCGCATTCGCCTTGGCCGTTGGCTTACCACTTTTTTTATATGCCGATTTTCATCAGGCTGTCATTCTGTTTGCAACGGGTTGTTTGCTGTCAGCCATTTTTGTAGCCCTTGCATTTTTGGCTGCCATCATGAGTCGCGATAAAGCCAAAGGTGTAGGAGTATCTATTTTGCTGTGGTTGTACTTCGCTTTATTGTTCGATGGACTGGTGCTATTCCTGATGTTTCAGTTTGCTGATTATCCAATTGAAAAACCTATGGTATTGTTGAGTGCCACCAGTCCGTTGGATTTGGCCCGCATTCTCAACCTGATGCAGATTGATGCTTCGGCCATGATGGGCTACACAGGCGCTATTTTCAAAAACTATTTTGGCAGTGGCTGGGGAGTGCTGTTGTCCTTTGGATTGCTCCTTGCCTGGGCACTGGTTCCTTTCTGGATTTCGTTACGCATTTTCAAACGCAAAGATCTTTGA